One part of the Solea solea chromosome 16, fSolSol10.1, whole genome shotgun sequence genome encodes these proteins:
- the ppp1r35 gene encoding protein phosphatase 1 regulatory subunit 35 isoform X2 produces the protein MHSTRMRSSSSLLSSPHSPLPAPRPLMLTSSVSGCPELDLSVVASPAPKSERAKLHHRSHAQTARKKDAQMCCTTEQPAEGTVTLEPHFTSHQQPVRVLRQLLECPADPGCTESAGLNSTLALKAELQSLQGAEFNSQRAIQETLRRSERTKNLINTRATEVVNVSRSQHLFTSLVSVSVQKDRLLSQSLHDRALTHPHSQDLRAAHGPSLDIFMSSNMVRQKPLPPNEEPVHDKPKPSSRPAHSTFDLFRRQRRWEGTS, from the exons ATGCACTCAACCAG GATGAGAAGCTCGTCCTCGCTACTCTCCTcccctcactctcctctccCAGCCCCTCGACCTCTGATGTTGACGTCTTCAGTGAGCGGCTGTCCCGAACTTGACCTCTCTGTCGTAGCCTCCCCGGCTCCTAAAAGTGAGCGAGCAAAGCTGCACCATCGCTCTCATGCACAGACCGCAAGGAAGAAGGATGCACAG ATGTGTTGTACCACAGAGcagccagcagagggcacagTAACACTGGAGCCTCACTTCACATCACATCAGCAGccagtcagag TCCTCAGACAGCTGCTGGAGTGTCCTGCTGATCCGGGCTGTACGGAGAGCGCGGGGTTAAACAGCACACTGGCTCTGAAGGCGGAGCTTCAGTCACTGCAG GGGGCAGAATTTAACTCTCAGAGGGCCATTCAGGAAACTCTGCGTCGATCAGAGAGGACCAAGAACCTGATTAATACAAGAGCTACTGAAG TTGTGAACGTCAGTCGCTCCCAGCATCTCTTCACTTCTCTGGTGAGCGTCAGCGTGCAGAAGGATCGGCTCCTCAGCCAGAGTCTTCATGACAGAGCgctcacacatccacacagccaGGACCTCAGAGCAGCACATGGCCCCTCCCTGGACATCTTCATGTCCTCTAACATGGTCAGACAGAAGCCCCTCCCCCCAAATGAAGAGCCCGTGCATGACAAGCCCAAGCCGTCATCGCGACCCGCCCACTCAACCTTTGACCTCTTCAGAAGGCAGAGACGGTGGGAGGGCACGTCCTGA
- the ppp1r35 gene encoding protein phosphatase 1 regulatory subunit 35 isoform X1, translated as MHSTRMRSSSSLLSSPHSPLPAPRPLMLTSSVSGCPELDLSVVASPAPKSERAKLHHRSHAQTARKKDAQVMTSRSLHIHMCCTTEQPAEGTVTLEPHFTSHQQPVRVLRQLLECPADPGCTESAGLNSTLALKAELQSLQGAEFNSQRAIQETLRRSERTKNLINTRATEVVNVSRSQHLFTSLVSVSVQKDRLLSQSLHDRALTHPHSQDLRAAHGPSLDIFMSSNMVRQKPLPPNEEPVHDKPKPSSRPAHSTFDLFRRQRRWEGTS; from the exons ATGCACTCAACCAG GATGAGAAGCTCGTCCTCGCTACTCTCCTcccctcactctcctctccCAGCCCCTCGACCTCTGATGTTGACGTCTTCAGTGAGCGGCTGTCCCGAACTTGACCTCTCTGTCGTAGCCTCCCCGGCTCCTAAAAGTGAGCGAGCAAAGCTGCACCATCGCTCTCATGCACAGACCGCAAGGAAGAAGGATGCACAGGTGATGACATCGAGGTCTCTCCATATTCAC ATGTGTTGTACCACAGAGcagccagcagagggcacagTAACACTGGAGCCTCACTTCACATCACATCAGCAGccagtcagag TCCTCAGACAGCTGCTGGAGTGTCCTGCTGATCCGGGCTGTACGGAGAGCGCGGGGTTAAACAGCACACTGGCTCTGAAGGCGGAGCTTCAGTCACTGCAG GGGGCAGAATTTAACTCTCAGAGGGCCATTCAGGAAACTCTGCGTCGATCAGAGAGGACCAAGAACCTGATTAATACAAGAGCTACTGAAG TTGTGAACGTCAGTCGCTCCCAGCATCTCTTCACTTCTCTGGTGAGCGTCAGCGTGCAGAAGGATCGGCTCCTCAGCCAGAGTCTTCATGACAGAGCgctcacacatccacacagccaGGACCTCAGAGCAGCACATGGCCCCTCCCTGGACATCTTCATGTCCTCTAACATGGTCAGACAGAAGCCCCTCCCCCCAAATGAAGAGCCCGTGCATGACAAGCCCAAGCCGTCATCGCGACCCGCCCACTCAACCTTTGACCTCTTCAGAAGGCAGAGACGGTGGGAGGGCACGTCCTGA
- the lin7b gene encoding protein lin-7 homolog B, translated as MMSTYYHPVKDADMSAMTEPLCLERDVCRVIELLDRLQRSGELPPPKLQALQRVLQSKFCAAIREVYEQLYDTLDIVGGPEVRAQATAKATVAAFAASEGHAHPRVVELPKTEEGLGFNIMGGKEQNSPIYISRVIPGGVADRQGGLKRGDQLLSVNGVSVEGEHHEKAVELLKAAQGSVKLVVRYTPKVLEEMEARFEKMRSARRRQQHASYSSLESRG; from the exons ATGATGTCCACTTACTACCACCCAGTGAAGGACGCGGACATGTCGGCCATGACGGAGCCGCTGTGTCTCGAGAGAG ACGTGTGCAGAGTGATCGAGCTCCTGGACCGGCTGCAGCGCAGCGGTGAGCTGCCTCCACCCAAACTTCAGGCCTTGCAGAGAGTCCTGCAGAGTAAATTCTGTGCTGCCATCAGAGAG GTGTATGAGCAGCTTTATGACACTCTAGACATCGTTGGAGGACCAGAGGTGCGAGCACAGGCAACAGCCAAG GCCACAGTGGCAGCATTTGCAGCGAGTGAGGGCCACGCACACCCAAGGGTGGTGGAACTCCCCAAGACAGAAGAGGGTCTGGGCTTTAACATCATGGGTGGCAAGGAGCAGAACTCCCCCATCTATATCTCCAGAGTGATCCCTGGTGGTGTGGCTGACCGCCAAGGAGGGCTGAAGAGAGGAGACCAGCTGCTGTCTGTCAATGGTGTG AGCGTTGAGGGGGAGCACCATGAGAAGGCGGTGGAGCTGCTGAAAGCTGCCCAGGGTTCAGTCAAACTGGTGGTCCGGTACACTCCGAAGGTCCTGGAGGAAATGGAAGCTCGCTTCGAGAAGATGAGAAGCGCCCGCAGACGACAGCAGCACGCCAGCTACTC ATCACTGGAGTCCCGGGGTTAG
- the snrnp70 gene encoding U1 small nuclear ribonucleoprotein 70 kDa — protein sequence MTQFLPPNLLALFAPRDPIPFLPQLEKLPHEKHHNQPYSGIAPFIRHFEDPRDAPPPTRAETREERLERKRREKIERRQTVLETELKLWDPHNDPNAQGDAFKTLFVARVNYDTTESKLRREFEVYGPIKRIYIVYNKRTGKPRGYAFIEYEHERDMHSAYKHADGKKIDGRRVLVDVERGRTVKGWQPRRLGGGLGGTRRGGADVNIKHSGRDDASRYDDRPLGVDRERGERRERSRERERDKDRERRRSRSRERRRRTRSRERERERERPAAEEVTPSTRRRERERERGVVAAAAGGDSRSRERSRDRKKRSRSRDRKRERERGKGLDGEEIGQGEGVLEGGERMQEEQEGEVAEGMDERKDRDRERDRDRRRSHRDKDRRRGDRDRDREHKRERGDRDKGERREERHGSLRDDMGPQDDMGNEDDGGAPPNMEEYSQDGILMDQQSVPSADGYGSSENGYKMETPGDEY from the exons ATGACACAGTTTCTCCCCCCTAACCTGTTGGCCCTCTTCGCGCCGCGGGATCCCATACCTTTCCTGCCTCAGCTGGAAAAGCTGCCCCATGAAAAACATCACAACCAACCGTACTCTGGCATTGCGCCGTTTATCAGGCACTTCGAG GATCCTAGAGATGCTCCTCCGCCGACAAGGGCAGAAACCCGAGAGGAGCGCTTGGAGAGAAAG AGACGAGAGAAAATTGAGCGAAGGCAAACCGTGCTGGAGACAGAACTCAAGCTTT GGGACCCCCATAATGATCCCAATGCTCAAGGGGATGCTTTCAAGACCCTGTTTGTTGCACGAGTG AACTACGACACAACAGAGTCCAAACTTCGGCGTGAGTTTGAGGTTTATGGTCCCATCAAACGG ATTTACATAGTCTACAACAAGAGGACAGGGAAGCCTCGGGGCTATGCCTTCATCGAGTATGAGCATGAACGAGACATGCACT CTGCCTACAAACACGCAGACGGGAAGAAGATCGATGGTAGGAGGGTGCTGGTGGACGTGGAGCGAGGACGCACCGTCAAAGGATGGCAGCCACGCAGGCTAG GTGGCGGTTTGGGTGGAACCAGGAGAGGTGGAGCTGATGTCAACATCAAACACTCTGGCAGAGATGATGCATCTCGTTATGACGATCGTCCACTGGGAGT TGACAGGGAACGTGGAGAGCGGAGGGAGCGCAGCAGGGAGCGTGAGcgggacaaagacagagaacGCCGGAGGTCCAGATCCCGTGAGCGCCGCCGCCGCACCCGCTCACGAGAGCgcgaaagagagagggagagaccgGCAGCCGAGGAAGTCACCCCGAGCACTAGGCGTCGAGAGCGAGAAAGGGAGCGCGgggtggtggcagcagcagcagggggagaCAGCCGGAGTAGGGAGAGGAGTCGAGACCGGAAAAAAAGGAGCAGGAGCCGAGATCgtaagagggagagagagaggggcaagGGCCTGGATGGTGAGGAGATCGGCCAGGGAGAGGGTGTCCTTGAGGGTGGGGAGAGAATGCAGGAGGAACAGGAAGGCGAAGTTGCTGAGGGCATGGACGAGCGCAAAGACAGGGACagggagagggacagagaccGAAGGCGTAGCCACAGGGACAAAGACAGGCGCAGGGGAGACCGGGACAGAGACAGGGAGCACAAACGGGAGCggggagacagagacaaaggagAGCGCAGGGAGGAGCGTCACGGGTCCCTACGAGACGACATGGGCCCCCAGGATGACATGGGCAACGAGGACGACGGGGGAGCGCCACCAAACATGGAGGAGTACAGTCAGGATGGGATTTTGATGGACCAGCAGTCGGTGCCATCAGCTGACGGCTATGGCTCCAGTGAGAATGGCTACAAGATGGAGACGCCAGGAGACGAGTACTGA